AGTGGATGCGGTCGCCGCGGATTTCGCGACGGTGGCGCGCCTCATCGGGGCGTGACCGCCCGTACGGCGCGTCGACGCGTCAGAACTTCGGGCCTGCCACCTGCGCGCGGACCTTCTTGGGCGCATCCTTGAACAGCGCGACCATCGCCGGGTTGCGCGAATCGCGCAGCGCATAGTCGCGCGCCGACAGCCCGGCCATGTTGTCGGTCTGGTCGGGATCGGCGCCCTTGGCGATCAGCGTGCGGGCGATCGCCTCGTTGCGGGCGTTGACCGCCAGGATCAGCGCCGTCTGACCGGACGTGTTGGCAAGGTTCGGATTGGCCTTGTAGGTCAGCAACAGATCGACGAGGTCCTCGCGCCCTGCCAGCGCCGCCAGCATCAGCGGCGTGTTGCCCTTGGCATCGCGGATATTCGGATCGGCTTTGTGCTGCAGCAGATATTGCACGTACATGCTGCCGGAATGACCGACCAGGATGTGCAGCGCCCCCTTGCCGGTCGTCACCGCCTTGGTGTTGATGATCGTGCTGCCCGGCGTCTCGATCATCGTGGTGACGGCCTTGCCGTCCTCCTTTTCGATCGCCGACAGGAATTTATAGCTTTCCGACTGCTGCTGCGCCGTCGCCGGCACCGCCACGGT
The sequence above is a segment of the Sphingomonas insulae genome. Coding sequences within it:
- a CDS encoding ankyrin repeat domain-containing protein yields the protein MIRPHLFLALALTTALATVAVPATAQQQSESYKFLSAIEKEDGKAVTTMIETPGSTIINTKAVTTGKGALHILVGHSGSMYVQYLLQHKADPNIRDAKGNTPLMLAALAGREDLVDLLLTYKANPNLANTSGQTALILAVNARNEAIARTLIAKGADPDQTDNMAGLSARDYALRDSRNPAMVALFKDAPKKVRAQVAGPKF